A window of Mucilaginibacter paludis DSM 18603 contains these coding sequences:
- a CDS encoding PLDc N-terminal domain-containing protein, which produces MFFENSYFYYISIGLQVICAIHCIQRGNQNKWIWLIVFLPVVGSIAYIYTEMLSGRNMRGPKLDVGAIINPGGKIKKLEENLRFTDTFANKIKLADAYLAAGYTGQAIELYESSLTGTFADNEHAISQLMLAYFNKQRYEDVITSARKISRSQKFPKSKAHMFYALSLENVGQPEAAETEFKAMKGRYSCFEQRYQYGKFLLRVGRDDDARRIFTDILDELPHLSSMERKSNRAWFNNTKEELRAMEVGTIKR; this is translated from the coding sequence ATGTTTTTTGAAAACAGTTATTTCTACTACATTTCTATAGGCTTGCAGGTTATTTGCGCTATTCACTGCATCCAACGAGGCAACCAGAACAAATGGATCTGGCTGATTGTGTTTTTGCCTGTGGTTGGAAGTATCGCCTATATTTATACGGAGATGCTGTCCGGAAGAAATATGCGAGGCCCTAAATTAGATGTGGGCGCAATCATAAACCCCGGCGGCAAGATCAAAAAACTGGAAGAAAACCTGAGGTTTACCGATACGTTTGCTAACAAAATAAAATTAGCCGATGCTTACCTGGCAGCAGGTTATACTGGTCAGGCTATTGAACTTTACGAAAGCAGCCTTACCGGAACCTTTGCCGATAACGAACACGCCATATCACAATTGATGCTTGCCTATTTTAACAAGCAACGTTACGAAGATGTGATTACCAGTGCCCGTAAAATAAGCCGCTCGCAAAAATTCCCCAAGTCAAAAGCGCACATGTTCTATGCCTTGTCGCTTGAAAACGTGGGCCAACCAGAAGCTGCCGAAACTGAGTTTAAAGCGATGAAAGGGCGTTACTCTTGCTTTGAGCAACGTTACCAGTACGGCAAATTTTTATTGAGGGTAGGCCGCGATGATGACGCCCGCCGCATTTTTACCGACATATTAGACGAGCTCCCCCACCTGAGCTCAATGGAACGTAAAAGCAACCGCGCCTGGTTTAATAATACCAAAGAAGAGTTGAGGGCAATGGAAGTCGGCACCATTAAGCGTTAA
- a CDS encoding TonB-dependent receptor has product MRIILLFFLALLFNGAQLFAQSRIMGKILDSKTKESLIGATVMVKGTTIAASAALDGSFKITIPAPGTGVLVFTYIGYVSKEITVSETKSIGTVYLEANSSSLGEVTVTSDVAIDRKTPIAVTTINSQFIEENLGNQDLPELLSGTPSVQVTQQGGGYGDSRINIRGFKSGSKNGNVALTINGIPVNDMENGSIFWSNWSGLGDVTSSMQIQRGLGASKIVVPSFGGTINITTRNTDIEKGGSIQQIIGSDGFSKTVFSVSSGLNKNGWAATFSGGKTIGNGNADGLQFNVYSYFANITKVFNKNHSLSLNFMGANQTHGQRYNLPIDTFRNAPQGTRYNGNWGIKDGQIVNPVTNNYSKPLASLTHHWTLNETSDISTILYATSGSGGTGAYVGTRYKISNQYSPLDLTAAEKANMSSADGSALNYIRTSRNDHYWAGIRSTYNKNFSSGVNLSAGVDGRYYEGIHYYQVADLLGASYVLDKFTSNPSAAAAGSASGDINNPNHQAKVGDKIGFYNKDAVISGGGFTQVEYSKNDLSVFGTLSANGTGYQRKDFYNYLNTDPRQSSPYVKFFTFQAKTGANYNIDNQSNIFANIGYITKPPYYDNVFLRFTNTINTSNINEALFSYELGYGYKSRLFSANVNLYRSMYMNEAYTNSVLISNALYSASVSGVNEMHQGVEIEVKSKPVKGVYLNAMLSVGDWYYTKNAGPAVVYNDQQQAVSSLAEVQIKGLKVGDASQTTASVNLQVDVVPELKIGATYNYNGNYTSTFLFTNATKPDLHPYKVPSYSLVGMNAVFRFKFAGLDGSLIGTVTNLFNTVYLSDAFDSTLTGSVGSPTTVYYGIYRTFTTGVKIKF; this is encoded by the coding sequence ATGAGAATAATTCTACTGTTTTTTTTAGCTCTGCTGTTCAACGGGGCTCAACTATTTGCCCAAAGCCGAATTATGGGTAAAATACTCGATTCTAAAACTAAAGAGTCTTTAATTGGGGCTACCGTTATGGTTAAGGGGACAACTATTGCCGCTTCGGCTGCTTTAGATGGTTCATTTAAAATCACTATTCCAGCTCCCGGAACTGGTGTATTGGTTTTTACGTATATTGGGTATGTTAGCAAAGAAATCACGGTTTCTGAAACTAAAAGTATTGGAACCGTATACCTCGAAGCAAATTCATCGTCGTTGGGTGAGGTTACCGTAACCAGCGACGTAGCCATTGATCGTAAAACCCCCATAGCGGTAACCACTATCAACTCCCAGTTTATTGAAGAAAATCTGGGTAACCAGGATTTGCCCGAGCTGCTTTCGGGCACGCCAAGTGTGCAGGTAACGCAACAGGGCGGCGGTTACGGCGATTCGCGTATCAATATCCGTGGTTTTAAAAGCGGCAGTAAAAATGGTAACGTAGCTTTAACTATTAACGGTATCCCGGTTAATGATATGGAAAACGGCTCAATTTTCTGGTCAAACTGGTCGGGCCTTGGCGATGTTACTTCTTCAATGCAAATTCAAAGAGGTTTAGGCGCATCCAAAATCGTTGTCCCTTCGTTTGGCGGTACTATAAATATAACTACGCGTAATACAGATATTGAAAAAGGCGGCAGTATCCAACAAATTATTGGCAGCGATGGATTTTCAAAAACAGTATTTTCAGTTTCTTCAGGGTTAAACAAAAACGGATGGGCCGCAACATTTTCGGGAGGAAAAACTATAGGTAACGGAAATGCAGATGGCCTACAGTTTAACGTATATAGCTATTTTGCAAATATCACCAAGGTTTTCAATAAAAACCACTCGTTATCGTTAAATTTTATGGGCGCCAATCAAACACATGGGCAACGCTATAACCTTCCTATCGATACCTTTAGAAATGCGCCGCAAGGAACGCGTTATAATGGCAACTGGGGTATCAAAGACGGGCAAATCGTTAATCCGGTTACGAATAACTATAGCAAGCCCCTGGCATCGTTAACCCATCATTGGACGTTAAACGAAACATCCGACATCTCAACTATCTTGTACGCAACCTCGGGAAGCGGGGGTACCGGCGCATACGTAGGTACAAGATACAAAATCAGCAATCAATATTCTCCGCTTGATTTAACCGCGGCCGAAAAAGCAAACATGTCAAGCGCCGACGGTTCAGCCCTGAATTACATCCGCACCTCTCGCAACGATCATTACTGGGCAGGTATAAGAAGCACTTACAATAAAAATTTCAGTTCCGGCGTAAACCTTTCTGCGGGCGTGGATGGCAGGTATTACGAAGGTATACATTACTACCAAGTTGCCGACCTTTTAGGCGCCAGCTACGTATTAGATAAATTTACAAGTAACCCGAGCGCGGCGGCAGCCGGTTCGGCATCAGGCGATATCAACAACCCTAACCACCAGGCAAAAGTTGGTGATAAAATAGGTTTTTATAATAAAGATGCCGTTATATCAGGCGGCGGATTTACACAGGTTGAATACTCTAAAAATGATTTATCGGTATTTGGAACATTATCTGCAAACGGAACCGGCTATCAGCGTAAGGATTTTTACAACTACTTAAATACCGATCCGCGCCAGTCAAGCCCGTATGTTAAGTTTTTTACATTCCAGGCAAAAACAGGCGCTAACTACAACATCGACAACCAATCGAATATTTTTGCCAACATAGGTTATATTACTAAACCACCGTATTACGATAACGTATTCTTAAGATTCACCAATACCATTAACACCTCTAACATTAACGAAGCACTGTTTAGCTACGAGTTAGGCTACGGCTATAAGAGCCGCTTATTTAGCGCGAATGTAAACCTTTACAGATCGATGTACATGAACGAGGCTTACACCAATTCTGTACTGATTAGCAATGCACTTTACAGCGCCAGCGTTTCCGGTGTTAACGAGATGCACCAGGGAGTAGAAATAGAAGTAAAATCAAAACCGGTTAAAGGCGTTTATTTAAATGCAATGCTTTCCGTTGGCGATTGGTATTATACTAAAAACGCCGGCCCGGCTGTTGTTTATAACGATCAGCAACAAGCGGTTAGTTCGCTCGCCGAAGTTCAGATTAAGGGTTTAAAGGTTGGTGATGCATCGCAAACCACCGCATCAGTAAACTTACAGGTTGATGTTGTACCAGAACTTAAAATAGGTGCTACTTATAACTACAACGGCAACTATACTTCAACCTTCCTGTTTACCAATGCCACCAAACCAGATTTGCATCCGTACAAAGTACCAAGCTACTCACTGGTTGGGATGAATGCCGTTTTCCGCTTCAAATTTGCCGGGCTCGATGGATCATTAATAGGTACGGTTACCAATTTATTTAATACCGTTTACCTATCGGACGCGTTTGACAGTACGCTGACCGGCAGCGTAGGATCTCCAACAACGGTTTATTACGGTATTTACAGGACGTTTACTACTGGTGTTAAAATTAAATTCTAA